In one Hippocampus zosterae strain Florida chromosome 10, ASM2543408v3, whole genome shotgun sequence genomic region, the following are encoded:
- the six5 gene encoding homeobox protein SIX5, which yields MASLSMESTEQSDNSAEEPTAAEDEKDAEQVAERLLQTFQLSAVSFSTEQVSCLCEALLQAGNVDRLWRFLSTIHPSSELLRGNETLLKAQALVAFHREHFKELYALLESHDFQPSNHVFLQDLYLRARYKEAERSRGRSLGAVDKYRLRKKFPLPKTIWDGEETVYCFKEKSRNALKECYKSNRYPTPDEKKNLAKVTGLSLTQVSNWFKNRRQRDRTPPGTHCKSESDGNHSSEDEASTMDETPDKADEPATSKASVISLSAVTCAAAGQLIVNGSAGFLTASQPLMFNGNSLIPGTGAGVIINGLSMGDGQKVTLSQVASSPLILNGAQVLAKPQVPQQAVSLADQQILPIVTKPNGLPAIVLSTNNSTVSNPTSVITLPVQSKSQSNSAMDFIAVPEDVKQESRQPDCSSLSLSPSPPSSLPSLVLTQPPSCQEALPSTALTISSSALSLPSQQGECVVLASSVPQINPSSSLVNSSNSTPQVFSFPQVVPSIQGIPVSQLVQQPSVAQVSQGPQLVPVSPLTSPTINFQGLPTMSRQRDASTPLADGSTTIVSISQVPSTPLPQQVTRQLGAQAVNSSPVKLQTPQVISISSPTQVVPVPQVKSTVPAKLVPLSVPQLVPASSIQTSSAISFPQVVPASPSLSVTSAGVPLQLLASAPGGINQSPLRINQLRPIQSLGPTTNVIPGMHLMNSGIIQIPSAAQGNLLLGGSPYLSVQQGKLILTIPAGFQLTSLPLKPVPDPSPLPANGVNLSPIPSNVPLTSQLSTTPDQPTNILATPPLNFLNPPAPYYSAETGSATTQTSAISSSTTPDPSVALTTPNALSPESMLTLSPMYGGGLTPNMQLSHPTWSPLPLSTSAGLTLFDGRGKGDLPVDPGLLGLPGGEALLLGSTSPEQDTRSSLGHPEEIDGDTKILTQLQSVPVDDDLGL from the exons atggcttccttGTCTATGGAGTCGACAGAACAATCCGACAATAGCGCCGAGGAGCCCACCGCCGCGGAGGACGAGAAAGATGCGGAGCAAGTCGCCGAACGCCTGCTTCAAACTTTCCAGCTCTCCGCCGTGAGTTTTTCCACGGAGCAAGTCTCGTGTCTGTGCGAGGCCCTCCTGCAGGCGGGCAATGTGGATCGCTTGTGGAGATTCCTCTCCACCATCCATCCTTCGTCCGAGCTGCTACGTGGCAACGAGACCCTGCTCAAGGCCCAGGCTTTGGTGGCGTTCCACAGGGAACATTTCAAGGAACTCTACGCTTTGCTGGAGAGCCACGACTTCCAGCCGTCCAACCACGTATTCCTGCAGGACCTCTACCTGAGAGCCCGCTACAAGGAGGCGGAGAGGTCGCGCGGCCGCAGCCTGGGCGCCGTAGACAAGTACCGGCTCAGGAAGAAGTTCCCGCTACCCAAAACCATCTGGGACGGCGAGGAGACTGTGTACTGCTTCAAGGAGAAGTCGCGCAACGCTCTGAAGGAGTGCTACAAGAGCAACAGGTACCCCACGCCGGACGAGAAGAAGAACCTGGCCAAAGTCACCGGACTGTCCCTCACGCAGGTCAGCAACTGGTTCAAGAACCGACGGCAGAGGGACAGAACCCCGCCTGGGACGCACTGCAAAAG TGAGTCTGATGGAAATCACAGCAGTGAGGATGAGGCGAGTACCATGGACGAAACCCCAGACAAAGCAGACGAGCCCGCCACCTCCAAGGCCTCTGTCATCTCGCTCTCAGCGGTCACCTGTGCCGCGGCAGGTCAGCTCATTGTCAATGGCTCCGCCGGCTTCCTGACGGCTTCTCAACCGTTAATGTTCAACGGTAATTCCCTCATCCCCGGTACCGGCGCCGGTGTCATCATCAACGGGCTGAGCATGGGGGATGGCCAGAAAGTCACCCTGAGCCAGGTGGCCAGCTCCCctttgatactgaacggggctCAGGTTCTAGCCAAACCACAGGTTCCGCAGCAAGCAGTTTCCTTGGCAGATCAGCAGATTTTGCCAATAGTCACAAAGCCAAACGGTCTTCCGGCCATTGTCCTGAGCACAAACAACTCGACGGTCTCCAACCCAACGTCGGTCATCACTCTTCCCGTGCAATCGAAGAGCCAAAGTAACAGCGCAATGGATTTCATCGCCGTGCCAGAAGACGTAAAACAAGAAAGCAGGCAGCCAGATTGTTCCTCTTTGTCTTTGTCTCCCTCGCCGCCAAGCAGCCTTCCTTCGCTAGTTCTTACGCAACCCCCCTCGTGCCAGGAGGCCCTCCCTTCAACTGCCTTGACTATCTCAAGCTCTGCCTTGTCCCTCCCGAGTCAGCAAGGAGAATGCGTCGTTCTTGCCTCTTCGGTCCCTCAGATAAACCCTTCTAGCTCGCTGGTCAACTCCAGTAACTCCACGCCTCAGGTCTTCTCCTTCCCCCAGGTGGTGCCTTCTATCCAGGGCATACCAGTATCCCAGTTGGTTCAACAACCCTCCGTGGCACAGGTGTCCCAAGGTCCTCAGCTAGTCCCCGTTTCCCCTCTCACATCACCTACAATCAACTTCCAAGGCCTTCCGACAATGAGCAGGCAGCGGGATGCTTCTACACCACTGGCTGATGGTTCCACAACAATCGTGTCCATCTCACAGGTACCCAGTACTCCTCTCCCGCAACAAGTGACACGCCAACTCGGGGCCCAGGCCGTCAACTCCTCACCCGTGAAACTCCAGACGCCACAGGTCATTTCTATCTCCTCCCCAACACAAGTGGTTCCAGTACCTCAAGTGAAATCCACCGTACCGGCAAAGTTAGTCCCTCTATCCGTGCCCCAGCTGGTGCCGGCCTCGTCCATCCAGACATCGTCCGCCATCTCATTCCCGCAGGTGGTTCCTGCCAGTCCCTCTCTGTCCGTGACCTCAGCTGGAGTGCCTCTGCAACTCCTGGCTTCAGCGCCAGGAGGGATCAATCAAAGTCCTCTCAGGATAAACCAACTAAGACCCATTCAGAGTCTGGGCCCAACAACCAATGTGATCCCCGGTATGCATCTGATGAATTCTGGGATCATTCAGATACCTTCTGCAGCTCAAG GTAACCTTCTTCTTGGTGGAAGCCCCTACTTGAGTGTCCAGCAAGGGAAGCTGATTCTGACCATTCCGGCGGGCTTTCAACTTACCAGTTTGCCTCTGAAACCAGTTCCTGACCCGTCCCCCCTTCCCGCAAATGGTGTGAATCTGAGTCCCATACCTTCAAATGTCCCGTTAACCTCCCAGCTTTCGACAACCCCAGATCAGCCCACCAACATCCTCGCAACCCCTCCACTGAACTTCCTCAATCCACCTGCTCCGTACTACTCCGCAGAAACTGGAAGTGCAACCACCCAGACGTCTGCCATTTCCTCCTCGACCACGCCAGATCCGTCAGTCGCTCTTACCACGCCCAACGCTCTCTCCCCGGAGAGCATGCTCACCCTCAGTCCCATGTATGGAGGGGGTCTGACGCCCAACATGCAGTTGTCCCATCCGACCTGGAGCCCCCTACCTCTTTCCACCTCGGCCGGTTTAACTCTGTTTGATGGACGAGGGAAGGGGGACCTACCTGTAGATCCAGGTCTCTTGGGCCTACCGGGTGGGGAGGCGCTACTTCTGGGGAGCACGTCTCCGGAACAGGACAccagatcctcactagggcatCCCGAAGAAATCGACGGGGACACCAAGATTCTGACTCAGCTTCAGTCGGTTCCCGTGGATGATGATCTGGGTTTGTAG
- the clptm1 gene encoding putative lipid scramblase CLPTM1 — translation MATQESEAPIAAASNGEVSSNGSAATTDGQTVQTTDNPQNPQQQQQAPNAWQVIKGVLFRIFIIWAISSWFRRGPSTPDPNTPAGAPRVPSRNLFTKDTLMDMYVYISQEEVFTDFNNTDSLFWFHRDLVYGDWSTGENGDGCYEHYKEMDIPEAVQQNGSLYIHIYFTKSGLHPDPKRKGQYRRLATVHASQMLNKFKRRKFLKTKNLLTGETEADPEMIKRAESHGPVEIISHWHPNLTINMVDDHTAWVKGSVPPPLDQHVKFDAVSGDYYPIVYFNDYWNLQKDYYPINDTLTTLPLRLNYCPLSLWRWQLYAAQNARSLWNFLPEDTYEQSDEDKDSVKVALLETNPYLLGLTITVSIVHSIFEFLAFKNDIQFWNSRQSLEGLSVRSIIFGVFQSLVVLLYILDNETNFVVQVSVFISLLIDLWKITKVMDVKLDKENKIAGILPRLVFKDKSTYVQSSTKIYDDMAFKYLSWLLYPLFGCYAVYSLLYVEHKGWYSWVLSMLYGFLLTFGFITMTPQLFINYKMKSVAHLPWRMLTYKALNTFIDDLFAFVIKMPMMYRIGCLRDDVVFFVYLYQRWIYRVDPNRVNEYGTSGADHKQDNTAAADAHVAAITDKPDREKKNE, via the exons ATGGCGACCCAGGAGAGCGAGGCGCCTATAGCGGCCGCCAGCAATGGCGAG GTTAGCAGTAATGGAAGTGCTGCGACAACAGATGGACAGACAGTGCAGACGACCGACAATCCACAGAACccccaacagcaacaacaagcgCCAAATGCCTGGCAGGTCATTAAGGGAGTGCTCTTTAG AATTTTTATCATCTGGGCCATCAGTAGCTGGTTCCGTCGAGGCCCCTCCACTCCAGACCCCAACACACCGGCCGGGGCACCCAGAGTACCCAGCAGGAACCTCTTCACCAAGGACACACTCAtg GATATGTATGTGTACATCTCCCAGGAGGAGGTGTTCACGGACTTCAACAACACAGATTCTCTCTTCTGGTTCCACCGGGACCTAGTCTACGGAGACTGGTCCACAGGGGAGAATGGGGACGGCTGCTATGAGCACTATAAGGAGATGGATATCCCTGAG GCGGTGCAGCAGAACGGCTCCCTCTATATCCACATCTACTTCACGAAAAGTGGGCTGCACCCAGACCCAAAGCGCAAAGGGCAATATCGCAGACTGGCAACTGTTCATGCATCTCAAA TGCTGAACAAATTCAAGCGCAGGAAGTTCCTGAAGACTAAGAATCTACTGACTGGGGAGACCGAAGCAGATCCAGAGATGATCAAG CGGGCAGagagccacggtccggtggaaATCATCTCTCACTGGCACCCCAACCTCACCATCAACATGGTGGATGACCACACAGCCTGGGTGAAAGGATCTGTACCACCTCCGCTAGACCAGC ATGTGAAGTTTGATGCGGTGAGCGGTGACTACTACCCAATAGTGTACTTCAATGACTACTGGAACCTTCAGAAGGACTACTATCCCATCAATGATACCCTGACCACCCTGCCACTCCGCCTCAACTACTGTCCGCTGTCCTTGTGGCGCTGGCAACTCTACGCCGCCCAGAACGCTCGCTCGTTGTGGAACTTTCTGCCAGAGGACACCTACGAGCAGTCTGATGAGGATAAGGACTCTGTCAAG gTGGCCTTACTGGAAACCAACCCGTACCTCCTGGGGCTCACCATCACGGTCTCCATTGTGCATAGCATCTTCGAGTTTCTGGCCTTTAAGAATG ACATCCAGTTCTGGAACAGCAGACAGTCTTTGGAAGGCCTCTCTGTGCGCTCCATTATCTTCGGCGTGTTCCAGTCTTTGGTGGTGCTGCTCTACATTCTCGACAACGAGACCAACTTTGTGGTGCAGGTCAGCGTCTTCATCAGCCTTCTTATCGACCTCTGGAAAATCACCAAGGTCATGGATGTCAAA TTGGACAAAGAGAATAAAATCGCGGGAATCCTCCCAAGACTTGTGTTCAAAGACAAGTCCACATATGTGCAGTCTTCTACCAAAATCTATGACGAC ATGGCCTTCAAGTACTTGTCGTGGCTGCTCTACCCCCTGTTTGGCTGCTATGCCGTTTACAGTTTATTGTATGTCGAGCACAAAGGCTGGTACTCATGGGTACTAAGCATGCTCTATGGCTTCTTGCTAACCTTTG GCTTCATCACAATGACGCCGCAGTTATTTATCAACTATAAAATGAAGTCAGTGGCCCACCTCCCATGGAGGATGCTCACATACAAGGCGCTGAATACGTTCATTGATGACTTGTTTGCATTTGTCATCAAGATGCCCATGATGTACAGGATAGGATGCCTCAGAGACG ACGTTGTCTTTTTCGTCTACCTGTACCAGCGCTGGATTTATCGAGTAGACCCCAACAGGGTCAACGAGTACGGCACCAGCGGAGCGGACCACAAGCAGGATAACACAGCAGCAGCCGATGCCCACGTGGCAGCCATCACAGATAAACCAGACAGGGAGAAAAAGAACGAATAA
- the tbcb gene encoding tubulin-folding cofactor B has translation MDGSISVTTNPSVNVRLTTTISSFEVNRRFDRGLSIAELKGKLEMVVGAPASSMDLELFSTTDELLQKLDDDNALLGSYPVDDDCRIHVIDRSGGQLGEFTDVTKVEKFVLSDDAYQKRSDSARSFMKKQSLGRYNEEEMAKKKAESIAREQEQQAAAEAISVGSRCQVQVPGQPTKLGTVMYVGTTDFKPGHWVGVKYDEPLGKNDGSCEGRRYFECEQNYGAFVKPLNVTVGDFPEEDYGLDEM, from the exons ATGGATGGTTCAATAAGTGTTACGACCAATCCTTCTGTTAACGTGCGCCTTACCACCACCATATCCTCCTTTGAGGTGAATCGAAGGTTTGATAGAGGGCTCTCCATTGCAGAACTGAAG GGAAAACTGGAGATGGTTGTGGGTGCGCCTGCCTCCAGCATGGATCTGGAGTTGTTCAGCACAACAGACGAGCTGTTGCAGAAGCTGGATGACGACAATGCTTTGCTGGGCTCTTATCCTGTGGATGATGACTGCAGAATACAT GTTATCGATCGAAGTGGGGGCCAATTGGGAGAGTTTACTGACGTCACCAAAGTGGAGAAGTTTGTTCTGTCAGATGATGCTTATCAAAAGAGATCAG ACTCGGCGAGATCCTTCATGAAGAAGCAAAGCCTAGGACGTTACAACGAGGAGGAAATGGCCAAGAAGAAAGCTGAGAGCATTGCGAGGGAACAGGAGCAGCAAGCAGCCGCTGAAGCCATTTCCGTGGGCAGCCGATGCCAAGTCCAAGTGCCTGGGCAGCCCACAAAACTTGGCACGGTCATGTATGTCG GCACAACAGATTTCAAGCCAGGCCATTGGGTGGGTGTCAAGTATGACGAGCCATTGGGGAAGAACGATGGCAG TTGCGAAGGGAGGCGCTACTTTGAGTGCGAGCAAAACTATGGGGCGTTCGTAAAGCCGCTGAATGTGACTGTGGGCGACTTCCCAGAGGAGGATTATGGTTTAGATGAGATGTAG